In Amycolatopsis coloradensis, one genomic interval encodes:
- the prcB gene encoding proteasome subunit beta, with amino-acid sequence MEHTSGKSALPAAYFSSATSSFSDFLRAQAPELLPERRVSTGAAGLDAPHGTTIVAVKFAGGVLIAGDRRATSGNLIASRDMEKVHVTDEYSAVGIAGSAGLAIEMVRLYAVELAHYEKIEGVSLSLDGKTNKLAGLVKSNLEMAMAGLAVLPLFVGYDLDAEDAKHAGRIVSYDATGGRYEENAGYHAIGSGSLFAKGSLKKLYDPDADAEAAIRTAVEALYDAADDDTATGGPDLVRRIFPTIVTVTAEQGAVALPLEQTTAVAEAVVAARAERGR; translated from the coding sequence ATGGAACACACCTCGGGTAAGTCGGCGCTGCCCGCCGCGTACTTCTCGTCGGCGACCTCGTCGTTCTCGGACTTCCTCCGGGCGCAGGCGCCCGAGCTGCTCCCGGAGCGGCGGGTCTCGACCGGGGCGGCCGGGCTGGACGCCCCGCACGGGACGACGATCGTCGCGGTCAAGTTCGCGGGCGGGGTGCTGATCGCCGGTGACCGGCGGGCCACGTCGGGCAACCTGATCGCTTCGCGCGACATGGAGAAGGTCCACGTCACCGACGAGTACTCGGCCGTGGGCATCGCGGGCTCGGCCGGGCTGGCGATCGAGATGGTGCGGCTGTACGCGGTCGAACTGGCGCACTACGAGAAGATCGAGGGTGTTTCGCTCTCGCTCGACGGCAAGACGAACAAGCTCGCGGGGCTGGTGAAGTCCAACCTCGAGATGGCGATGGCGGGGCTGGCCGTGCTGCCGCTGTTCGTCGGGTACGACCTCGACGCCGAGGACGCGAAGCACGCGGGCCGGATCGTCTCGTACGACGCGACGGGCGGCCGCTATGAGGAGAACGCGGGCTACCACGCCATCGGCTCGGGTTCGCTGTTCGCGAAGGGCTCGCTGAAGAAGCTGTACGACCCGGACGCGGACGCCGAAGCCGCGATCCGGACGGCGGTGGAGGCGCTGTACGACGCGGCGGACGACGACACCGCGACCGGCGGGCCGGATCTGGTGCGCCGGATCTTCCCGACGATCGTGACGGTCACCGCGGAGCAGGGTGCGGTGGCGTTGCCGCTCGAGCAGACGACAGCGGTGGCCGAGGCCGTCGTGGCCGCACGAGCCGAGCGCGGGCGCTAG
- a CDS encoding ubiquitin-like protein Pup, whose translation MAQEKIEKHGGGDSDEEFEDGGPAGQERREKLGEDVDTILDEIDDVLEENAEDFVRAYVQKGGE comes from the coding sequence ATGGCTCAGGAAAAGATCGAAAAGCACGGCGGCGGCGACTCGGACGAAGAGTTCGAGGACGGCGGTCCGGCGGGTCAGGAACGGCGCGAGAAGCTCGGCGAGGACGTCGACACGATCCTCGACGAGATCGACGACGTGCTCGAGGAGAACGCCGAGGACTTCGTCCGCGCGTACGTGCAAAAGGGCGGCGAGTAA
- the dop gene encoding depupylase/deamidase Dop: protein MRRIMGTEVEYGIAVPGDATANPVLTSTQVVLAYAAAADIPRARRARWDYEVESPLRDARGFDLTGPSGPGHDPDVEDLGAANVILTNGARLYVDHAHPEYSAPEVTNARDAVIWDKAGERVMEEAARKAATVPGQPPLQLYKNNVDGKGASYGTHENYLMQRSTPFTAVIAGLTPFFVSRQVITGSGRVGVGQQSEEAGFQLSQRSDYIEVEVGLETTLKRGIINTRDEPHADADKYRRLHVIIGDANLAEYSTYLKVGTTALVLDLIEAGIRFDDLKLDEPVRAVHQISHDPTLKAKVSLANGRKYTGLDLQFAYHEIASANLERTGADEASKEVLRVWGEILDALARDPQECADRLDWPAKLRLLEGYRARDQLAWGAPRLRLVDLQYSDVRLDKGLYNRLVTRGSMKRLVTEEEVLEAVTTPPSDTRAYFRGRTLEKYANSIAAASWDSVIFDVGRESLVRIPTLEPLRGTKAHVGKLLDDSATAEELVEALTGSD, encoded by the coding sequence ATGCGGCGGATCATGGGAACCGAAGTCGAGTACGGCATCGCGGTGCCGGGCGACGCGACGGCGAACCCGGTACTCACCTCGACCCAGGTCGTGCTGGCCTACGCGGCCGCGGCGGACATCCCGCGGGCGAGGCGGGCACGCTGGGACTACGAGGTGGAATCACCCCTGCGCGACGCCCGCGGGTTCGACCTGACCGGCCCGAGCGGCCCAGGACACGACCCGGACGTCGAGGACCTCGGCGCGGCGAACGTGATCCTGACCAACGGGGCGCGGTTGTACGTCGACCACGCCCACCCCGAGTACTCCGCGCCCGAGGTGACGAACGCGCGCGACGCGGTCATCTGGGACAAGGCGGGCGAACGGGTCATGGAGGAGGCGGCGCGCAAGGCCGCCACCGTGCCGGGACAGCCGCCGTTGCAGCTGTACAAGAACAACGTCGACGGCAAGGGCGCGAGCTACGGCACGCACGAGAACTACCTGATGCAGCGGTCGACCCCGTTCACCGCGGTGATCGCCGGGCTGACGCCGTTCTTCGTGTCCCGCCAGGTGATCACGGGTTCGGGCCGCGTCGGTGTCGGGCAGCAGAGCGAGGAGGCGGGTTTCCAGCTCTCGCAGCGCTCGGACTACATCGAGGTCGAGGTCGGCCTGGAGACCACGCTCAAACGCGGGATCATCAACACTCGCGACGAGCCGCACGCCGACGCGGACAAGTACCGCCGGCTGCACGTCATCATCGGCGACGCGAACCTGGCCGAGTACTCGACGTACCTCAAGGTCGGCACGACGGCGCTGGTGCTGGACCTGATCGAGGCGGGCATCCGGTTCGACGACCTGAAACTGGACGAACCGGTGCGGGCCGTCCACCAGATCAGCCACGACCCGACGCTGAAGGCGAAGGTGTCGCTGGCCAACGGGCGCAAGTACACCGGGCTGGACCTCCAGTTCGCCTACCACGAGATCGCGTCGGCGAACCTGGAGCGCACCGGCGCGGACGAGGCCTCCAAGGAGGTCCTGCGGGTCTGGGGCGAGATCCTGGACGCCCTGGCGCGGGACCCCCAGGAATGCGCGGACAGGCTGGACTGGCCGGCGAAGCTGCGGTTGCTCGAGGGCTACCGCGCGCGGGACCAGCTGGCCTGGGGCGCGCCGCGGTTGCGGCTGGTCGACCTGCAGTACTCGGATGTCCGGCTGGACAAGGGCCTGTACAACAGGCTCGTCACCAGAGGTTCGATGAAGCGCCTGGTGACCGAGGAGGAGGTGCTGGAGGCGGTCACGACCCCGCCTTCCGACACCAGGGCCTACTTCCGGGGCCGCACGCTGGAGAAGTACGCCAACTCCATCGCCGCGGCGTCGTGGGATTCGGTCATCTTCGACGTCGGCAGGGAATCGCTGGTGCGGATCCCGACGTTGGAGCCGTTGCGGGGCACGAAGGCCCACGTGGGGAAGTTGCTGGACGACTCCGCGACCGCCGAGGAGCTGGTGGAGGCGCTCACCGGTTCGGACTAG
- a CDS encoding NUDIX hydrolase, giving the protein MSGSDELVALYDLDGTAVGAATRSRVRAEGLWHAAGVVLVRSSDGERVYVHLRTATKDVYPSTWDCWAGGIVAAGETPEECARRELAEELGVHGVELRPLFVHVTDDETIRAHNFAFETRWDGPFVHQPSEVVEGRWLTLRELRSWLDDPESRFIPDGRLGALEWFRREDAR; this is encoded by the coding sequence ATGTCAGGCAGTGACGAACTCGTTGCGCTCTATGACCTCGACGGAACCGCGGTGGGAGCGGCCACGCGCTCCCGGGTCCGCGCCGAGGGACTCTGGCACGCGGCGGGCGTGGTGTTGGTCCGTTCGAGTGACGGAGAGCGTGTCTACGTGCATCTCCGTACGGCCACCAAGGACGTCTATCCCTCCACATGGGACTGCTGGGCCGGCGGCATCGTCGCCGCGGGCGAGACCCCGGAGGAATGCGCACGCCGGGAACTGGCTGAAGAACTGGGTGTTCACGGAGTGGAACTACGGCCGCTTTTCGTCCACGTCACCGACGACGAGACGATCCGGGCCCACAACTTCGCCTTCGAAACGCGCTGGGACGGCCCATTCGTCCATCAGCCGTCCGAAGTGGTCGAAGGACGCTGGCTGACGCTGCGTGAGTTGCGTTCGTGGCTCGACGATCCGGAGAGCCGGTTCATCCCGGACGGACGTCTGGGCGCCCTGGAGTGGTTCCGGCGAGAAGACGCGCGCTAG
- a CDS encoding aldo/keto reductase produces the protein MTDSETPVGDRIAVGLAALGRPAYINLGRVEALPPGREFEAMRAATYDVLDDAYRAGVRWIDVARSYGSSEEFLAGWLADRGHPGVTVSSKWGYRYVGEWKLDAEVHEVKEHTAARFAEQWTESAGLLGKAISLYQVHSLTVDSPLFTDDRLIGALAELAADGVPVGFSTSGPSQADAVRRAFELEVSGTPVFSAVQSTWNLLEPSVGPALAEAHAAGKRVLVKETVANGRLVVEPPAPLARIARDQGTGPDAVAIAAVLAQDWRPIAVVGPSSTAQLAENLVAAKVKLAEDELAELAALAEEPVAYWRHRSCLGWH, from the coding sequence GTGACAGACTCGGAAACCCCCGTCGGCGACCGGATCGCCGTCGGACTGGCGGCGCTCGGCAGGCCCGCGTACATCAACCTCGGCCGGGTCGAGGCGCTGCCGCCAGGACGCGAGTTCGAGGCGATGCGCGCGGCGACCTACGACGTGCTGGACGACGCGTATCGCGCGGGCGTCCGCTGGATCGACGTCGCTCGTTCGTATGGTTCTTCGGAGGAGTTCCTCGCCGGCTGGCTCGCCGACCGCGGCCACCCGGGCGTCACCGTGTCGAGCAAATGGGGCTACCGCTACGTGGGGGAGTGGAAGCTCGACGCGGAGGTGCACGAGGTCAAGGAGCACACCGCGGCGCGGTTCGCCGAGCAGTGGACCGAATCCGCCGGGCTGCTGGGGAAAGCGATCTCGCTCTACCAGGTCCATTCGCTCACTGTGGACAGTCCACTGTTCACCGACGACCGGTTGATCGGCGCGCTGGCGGAACTCGCCGCGGACGGGGTGCCGGTGGGGTTCTCGACGTCCGGACCGTCGCAGGCCGACGCCGTCCGCCGGGCGTTCGAGCTGGAGGTGTCCGGAACGCCGGTCTTCAGTGCCGTGCAGTCGACGTGGAACCTGCTCGAACCGTCCGTCGGCCCGGCGCTCGCGGAGGCGCACGCCGCCGGGAAACGGGTGCTGGTCAAGGAAACCGTCGCGAACGGACGGCTGGTGGTCGAGCCGCCTGCGCCGCTCGCGCGGATCGCGCGGGACCAGGGGACGGGCCCGGACGCGGTGGCCATCGCGGCGGTGCTGGCGCAGGACTGGCGTCCGATCGCGGTCGTCGGCCCGTCGAGCACCGCCCAGCTCGCGGAGAATCTCGTTGCCGCGAAGGTGAAACTCGCCGAAGACGAACTCGCGGAGCTGGCCGCGCTCGCGGAGGAACCGGTCGCTTACTGGCGGCACCGGTCCTGCCTCGGCTGGCATTGA
- a CDS encoding DMT family transporter, whose product MGRFGIAIRFAALAVVWGASFLFIKIGLTGLSPAQVALSRVCLGAVALIAIAAWRRKPLPRDPALWGHLAVVSVLLCVIPFLLFSWAEQYISSGLASIFNATTPLITMLIAAAALPSERFTKARTTGLLLGFLGVLTIVGVWQGIDVSHELTAQLACLGATTCYGISFVYVRRFISWRNLDAPTIALGQVCCGAVVMLVLAPFIATTPVRLDTPIVLSMIALGALGTGLAYAWNASIIAAWGASNASAVTYLTPVVGVLLGVLVLDEPLAWNQPVGALLVVLGILAAHGRLSVRKKVREPVPA is encoded by the coding sequence TTGGGACGTTTCGGTATCGCGATCCGGTTCGCGGCACTCGCGGTCGTATGGGGTGCGAGTTTTCTGTTCATCAAGATCGGTCTCACCGGCCTATCGCCGGCTCAGGTGGCGCTCTCGCGCGTCTGCCTCGGCGCCGTGGCGCTCATCGCCATCGCCGCGTGGCGCCGTAAGCCGCTCCCCCGCGATCCGGCGCTCTGGGGCCATCTCGCGGTCGTCTCCGTGCTGCTGTGCGTCATCCCGTTCCTGCTGTTCTCCTGGGCCGAGCAGTACATCTCCTCCGGGCTCGCCAGCATCTTCAACGCGACGACCCCGCTGATCACCATGCTCATCGCCGCCGCGGCCCTGCCGTCGGAACGGTTCACGAAGGCCCGTACGACCGGCCTGCTCCTCGGCTTCCTCGGCGTGCTCACCATCGTCGGGGTCTGGCAAGGGATCGACGTGTCCCACGAACTGACCGCGCAACTGGCGTGCCTCGGCGCGACGACCTGCTACGGCATCTCGTTCGTCTACGTGCGAAGGTTCATTTCCTGGCGGAACCTCGACGCGCCCACCATCGCGCTCGGACAGGTCTGCTGCGGTGCCGTCGTGATGCTGGTACTCGCGCCGTTCATCGCGACGACGCCGGTGCGCCTCGACACGCCGATCGTCCTCAGCATGATCGCGCTCGGAGCGCTGGGCACCGGGCTCGCCTACGCGTGGAACGCGTCGATCATCGCGGCATGGGGCGCGTCGAACGCGTCGGCCGTGACCTACCTCACACCTGTCGTGGGTGTGCTGCTCGGCGTCCTCGTGCTCGACGAACCCTTGGCATGGAACCAGCCCGTCGGCGCGTTGCTCGTCGTCCTGGGGATCCTGGCCGCACACGGGCGGCTGAGCGTGCGCAAGAAGGTCCGGGAACCCGTACCCGCGTGA
- the arc gene encoding proteasome ATPase, with product MHHDLPGGRREEADPSETTGAGTTSDEQARQVRFLEEEVALLRRKLTDSPRQNRVLEQRLAEASERVSQLTERNTKLVETLREARGQLLALREEVDRLAQPPSGYGVFVTAYEDNTVDVFTAGRKMRVSVSPAVEVSSLQRGQALRLNEALTVVEGGDFERIGEVCALREVLAPDVEGGSPRALVVGHADEERVVLLSDPLAEQPLKPGDSLLVDSKAGYAYERVPKAEVEDLVLEEVPDVRYEDIGGLTRQIEQIRDAVELPFLHADLYQEYQLRPPKGVLLYGPPGCGKTLIAKAVANSLAKKVAEARGDSADGKSYFLNIKGPELLNKFVGETERHIRLIFQRAREKASEGTPVIVFFDEMDSIFRTRGSGVSSDVETTIVPQLLSEIDGVEGLENVIVIGASNREDMIDPAILRPGRLDVKIKIERPDAEGAKDIFSKYLSDGLPIHADDLAEFGGDRRATFDAMIQHTVERMYEETDENRFLEVTYANGDKEVLYFRDFNSGAMIQNIVDRAKKSAIKSVLETQQPGLRVQHLLDAIVDEFAENEDLPNTTNPDDWARISGKKGERIVYIRTLVTGKNQDSGRAIDTATNTGQYL from the coding sequence ATGCATCATGACCTTCCCGGAGGTCGGCGCGAGGAGGCCGACCCTTCAGAAACGACCGGAGCTGGAACCACGTCCGACGAGCAGGCACGTCAAGTCCGCTTCCTCGAGGAGGAAGTCGCCCTGCTGCGCCGGAAGCTCACCGATTCCCCACGTCAGAACCGAGTGCTGGAGCAGCGACTCGCCGAGGCGTCGGAACGAGTGAGCCAACTCACTGAACGCAACACGAAACTGGTCGAGACGCTCCGCGAGGCGCGTGGTCAGTTGCTCGCGTTGCGGGAGGAGGTCGACAGGCTGGCCCAGCCTCCGAGCGGTTACGGCGTGTTCGTCACCGCGTACGAGGACAACACGGTGGACGTGTTCACCGCGGGCCGCAAGATGCGGGTTTCGGTCTCACCCGCGGTCGAGGTCTCGTCGCTTCAGCGCGGACAGGCGTTGCGGCTCAACGAGGCGCTCACCGTCGTCGAAGGCGGTGACTTCGAGCGGATCGGCGAGGTCTGCGCGCTGCGCGAGGTGCTGGCCCCGGACGTCGAGGGCGGCAGCCCCCGTGCGCTCGTGGTCGGGCACGCGGACGAGGAGCGGGTCGTCCTGCTCTCCGATCCGCTGGCCGAACAGCCCCTCAAACCGGGCGATTCCCTACTGGTGGACTCGAAAGCCGGGTACGCCTACGAGCGCGTGCCGAAGGCGGAGGTCGAGGATCTCGTGCTGGAGGAGGTGCCCGACGTCCGGTACGAGGACATCGGTGGCCTCACCCGGCAGATCGAGCAGATCCGCGACGCCGTCGAGCTTCCGTTCCTGCACGCGGATCTGTACCAGGAGTACCAGTTGCGTCCGCCGAAGGGCGTGCTGCTCTACGGGCCTCCTGGCTGCGGTAAGACCCTCATCGCCAAGGCGGTGGCCAACTCGCTCGCCAAGAAGGTCGCGGAAGCCCGCGGCGACTCGGCGGACGGGAAGTCCTACTTCCTGAACATCAAGGGTCCGGAACTGCTGAACAAGTTCGTCGGGGAGACCGAGCGGCATATCCGCCTGATCTTCCAGCGAGCTCGGGAAAAGGCCTCCGAAGGCACCCCGGTGATCGTGTTCTTCGACGAGATGGACTCGATCTTCCGCACCCGCGGTTCGGGCGTGTCCTCCGACGTGGAGACCACGATCGTCCCGCAGCTGCTTTCGGAGATCGACGGTGTGGAAGGCCTGGAGAACGTCATCGTCATCGGCGCCTCCAACCGTGAGGACATGATCGACCCGGCGATCCTGCGGCCGGGCCGGCTCGACGTCAAGATCAAGATCGAGCGTCCGGACGCCGAAGGCGCGAAGGACATCTTCTCCAAGTACCTGTCCGATGGCCTGCCGATCCACGCGGACGACCTCGCCGAGTTCGGCGGGGACCGCAGGGCGACGTTCGACGCGATGATCCAGCACACGGTCGAGCGGATGTACGAGGAGACGGACGAGAACCGGTTCCTCGAGGTCACCTACGCCAACGGTGACAAGGAAGTCCTGTACTTCCGCGACTTCAACTCGGGCGCGATGATCCAGAACATCGTGGACCGGGCGAAGAAGTCGGCGATCAAGTCGGTGCTGGAGACCCAGCAGCCCGGTTTGCGCGTGCAGCACCTGCTGGACGCGATCGTCGACGAGTTCGCGGAGAACGAGGACCTGCCCAACACCACCAACCCGGACGACTGGGCCCGGATCTCCGGCAAGAAGGGCGAGCGGATCGTCTACATCCGCACGCTCGTCACCGGCAAGAACCAGGATTCGGGGCGCGCGATCGACACCGCCACGAACACCGGTCAGTACCTGTAG